GGCGCGACAAGGCCGCCTGCCTCACCGTCGACCCGGAACTGTTCTTCCCGGTCGGCAACACCGGCCCCGCCGTCGATCAGATCGAGAAGGCGAAGACGGTCTGCGGGCGCTGCACGGTCTCCGAGCAGTGCCTCCAGTACGCGCTCGAGACCAATCAGGACTCGGGCGTGTGGGGCGGTCTGAGCGAGGACGAGCGCCGCGCGCTCAAGCGCCGCGCCGCACGCGCCCGCCGCGCCTCCTGAACGCGGGATGCGGCCCGCTCAGCGGGCCGATTCCCCTGCCGTGAGGTAGTGCAGCGGCACCTCGATCGTCACCTCGGTGCCCTCACCCTCGAGGGTGTGCCAGTCGATCGTGCCGCCCAGCTCACCCTGGATGAGGGTGCGCACGATCTGGGTCCCCAGCCCCGACCCGACCTTGCCCTCGGGCAGCCCGACCCCGTTGTCGCGCACCCGCACCGCGAGCAG
The Protaetiibacter larvae DNA segment above includes these coding regions:
- a CDS encoding WhiB family transcriptional regulator, with amino-acid sequence MDWRDKAACLTVDPELFFPVGNTGPAVDQIEKAKTVCGRCTVSEQCLQYALETNQDSGVWGGLSEDERRALKRRAARARRAS